A section of the Oryza sativa Japonica Group chromosome 1, ASM3414082v1 genome encodes:
- the LOC4325229 gene encoding replication protein A 70 kDa DNA-binding subunit A-like: MAYVLISDLMYGDTDKRIKARVSRQWDYHDLNDETKIYHTDLVLLDEKGNSIHVQIYPPAMIKLRTLLQEGKVYYFDSFSVRYANRTYRPVTNPLMISFTKWTTLEECIDAFDDFPAITFSLTPFQDAPSLVDRNAFYVDIMGVITEIGATDTLRPKSRNTETLKRTMQIWDASNVRQASEHNFH; this comes from the exons ATGGCGTACGTGCTTATTTCAGACCTTATGTATGGGGACACTGATAAACGGATCAAAGCGAGGGTATCTAGGCAATGGGACTACCATGATCTGAATGATGAAACAAAGATCTACCACACTGATCTTGTCTTGCTGGATGAAAAG GGCAATAGCATCCATGTTCAAATCTATCCACCTGCCATGATTAAGCTTAGGACTCTTCTACAGGAAGGGAAGGTTTACTACTTTGACTCCTTCTCTGTCAGATATGCAAACAGAACATATAGGCCAGTTACGAACCCTTTGATGATCTCATTCACTAAATGGACAACCTTAGAAGAATGCATTGATGCTTTTGATGATTTTCCTGCCATAACTTTTTCATTGACACCTTTTCAAGACGCCCCGTCTCTTGTGGACAGAAATGCTTTCTATGTTG ATATTATGGGTGTCATAACTGAAATTGGTGCAACAGACACTCTACGCCCAAAATCAAGAAACACAGAAActttgaaaagaacaatgcagaTTTGGGATGCAAG CAATGTCAGGCAAGCATCCGAGCACAATTTTCACTGA